A stretch of DNA from Arctopsyche grandis isolate Sample6627 chromosome 6, ASM5162203v2, whole genome shotgun sequence:
catttttttatgtaattaaacgTAAATATCGTGACGGTGCCCATTCCGACGATAGTAAATCAAAAATAGTTTGGATCGATTACATTTCGTAGTATCGGAAATCCACAGTGATGaaattagttgtttgtgtaacAATATTAAGATCGATATCGTACTTTAATGACTATTATGTCTGTCATCCAATTTAATTCGAttaggataaaaaaaatatcaaaacaaatactatacaaataaaatactagctgaaattcgcatgcaattcccgtttccgttcccatttgtcggaaaaatggaGGCAGTGAACACATAAGAaactattcaattttatttttattttaccctaacaacgcaggtcgcgacgcgaaaacatttgaaattattgcgttgcaatgccactcattcccgtttttcccgttacCAACCCCGTTTtcgtgcgatttttttttcactgtaagctttccggatatgcatacaacaaatcctgaaagttctatcgtaatcggttgagtggtttaggagcctacgagacagacagacaaacagaaatttatttttatatatatagatattacaaaatattaattgtgttgcgtaggggtgggtggaggatccaagtaaaaggaaaacagtcgtatcacagcattgattgatgattaaggagatacacgcactgacaatgctcagtccagaatgacatgatatcgcctaagtatcgccttataagggatagatctctcaggacatcttcgacgtctaatttgtttacctattgttatggtcacgtacggatatgtcttcccacgacattcgcttGTTGGTTCGttggttgccttgcgacaattattctccttcttcatatcgtgactttgtaatagcatgtagccataatcttttggtttttctcgattgttcttcttcctcgcaaaTCAaagatactgttgcgtaggggtgggtggaggatccaagtaaaaggccaacagtcgtttcacagcatttattgatgattaaggagatacacgcactggcagtgctcagtccagaatgacatgatatcgtagtaagtatcgccttataagggatagatctctcaggacatcttcgacgtctaatttgtttacctattgttatggtcacgtacggatatgtcttcccacgacattcgctcccgcggaacaggtcaattctgggaagtgcaatcattgtttagtctctcaggacgctacccggcctaatccgatcgcaattactcggcgactctttttagtatacgtaacaattgtattttatattttactagtggttttacccggctccactaagtatttgtaatataagccgcttcaacaagactaatcttatagtaaatattttattaaatttatttgaatattcatttgttttttttattaaaaacaaacatatatactaagtctctttcgaaattatatgtataccagaatccggcgcttgTGCCCTGGGCGCCCTTCGGGGCCGGAGGCAAATTTATTTGTCGTCATGGAAAATTTGACTTGTTTTCATTTCCCACCCAACTAtgtatagttacaaagtctctttcgaaattatatattagataaaatacatgtagtatggctcggtggttgcgcttATGtgtagcaccgagaggttccgggttcgattccgtgctaatctttaatactgctggttagacttggatatgtgtgactacaagtcgatcatttcttatcaaattttgccaatttacctgattttcattgaaacagttcctcaaatAGGcaaaaatcattttgatttgatttatgtacagtgtgtaaaaatgtatgtacaagtctaaatccatagatgtcataaTGGATCAATTCATTATTAatgtcgtgttcttcagcctctcacaaatacagtgatttatctaacctacctgtcaggccttcctggtatacatatatgtatctacataaaaaatgaaataaatgaagAAAAGATACTGGGCCAtcttttattcttttaatttctTTACGTCAATTGAACCATATAAATTTTCCTCTTTGAAAAACACCTTTTTCTCAGTGTTGTATAAATGCCGCGAATACATGCCGTTAATCACTCGTCAATAGCATGCGATGTACTGTCAAAAGATTGTTTACATTTGGTTTGTTACTAGCGTATATAAACGCTttgtatatatacctataccaATATCAACATGCTTAAATTGTACagaaataatttacataaaGAAAATTACTAACAGTAGTGAATGGGAGTAGTATTGAGATCAAAAGATTCTCAATGAGTCACAccgatctattttttttatgttcaaaatcTGCACTGGCCTACAATTTAAACATTTTCTCGGGAtcaaaaattattgaaaacatGAGCAATTATAGTTTAAAAGCTTCAAATAGAAACAGTGTTTTCGTTACATGGGGGgggtaaataaattattctaaaTTGAGTGGCAATGAAACTCGCGacttatcatattttttaaaggtttaattgtccacattgccagatttatccacactataccgatcgttttttcccttttcgccaccctctcgctatggcagatttcaattgtttaaacaatttattatattttttttataactgtaCTTTCCATAAAAGTCTGACCTCACTAGGTGACACTTCGCTGCAGCGAAGCAGCGCAGCACATCAGAGTTGGTACAAAAGAAACTTTGACTCGTAGTGTCGCGCCATTCGTAGTGTGTTCtatttcatacaatttcatcCAAAAAATATTTGGCCGCGCTGCTTCGCTGCAGTGTAGTGCTgcctagtgcggtcagaccttaaaaataaataatgtgaaacttggacattggattcgaagatgctacacaaaatcgAATGCAATGAAAGACAGGGAGTGGATTACGTAGGATAGCGGACatggtggatagagtaaagagatcgAAATGGCAATTTGCGGGCCACgtgaagaatggacgaaaggtggacaaaagaagtgctaaaatggtagccgagagaatgtaaaagaaagaccgcagggaagatgggtaggcgaaattagaaaaatgtgtagggtgagatAAATGAGAGTAGCGCAAAGcagagatgagtggaagtgtgttggagaggccttaatccagcagtggatggtggatAGATGAtaacatcccaaatgtgaatcgcttcCAAGATAGCCGCCGCtatgaaaatcgctcgcgcggtctcctgtcgcacgaaaacTCGACGCACAGGAAAATATCCGTACAGAAAACAgtccaaatattgctcaaaactgctcaaattttgcctttttaaacttgccagaaaaatccaactcaatttcaataatcgccaatcatcaatgcacatcgaaatgtcatctgcgcaacgaAATGTCAACAGTCGCAAATTTCGCCGCATGCATGCAGCCATgtcgtttgcagcgatttgtagaaAATCCCAATAGAcacacttcatctattgttattacgtacatagataaagtaaaaataataagcaaagAGAGAAAGAGGGATTTAAACACAAGACTTTAATATGTAGGTTGAAAAGTCAagaataaaggtctgttcatacctagtcagcacgtaccgacttcagtaggtatccggccgtacgaaaagtattctttggtacattttgtatgggtatattcataccaaccgtcacgtttacgccacggcaggcttacagcagtacccgatatgtcctgttcataccttacagcaacatccgtcaacgtatcgtatccgtttttttggccatcgtggaaatatacacgcgaattacgtgccatgagtctgccgctttgctgttttggaccaattatcgatagtgacagttgacagccgttcaatctttcgacatggttttagcgcaaatatttaaaaaaatttgtccatcatccacaagctccttatacagtgtccaaaactctccttcggtttttctattttttaacatgggttgcacatcaaaacgcctccgtgcttttttattgccttcttgagcttcttcttccaacaaaaacgcgattatacataatttttcgttcgataaacgccgaaacatttttgctgacttgtattctgacgcgtagctacgaatgcacgtgtatgcattcatattgtaagtactcgacaatacgacgtaagcaatattgcgccgtatcgtcatggcctctaatgtataagtaagccgattttgtcttgcactcggccaaattgctgtaagccTGACgtgcagtggcgtaactaccgcgcccgcagaccccgcaatgcgggggggcgccgaggcTTGGGGGGCGCCGCAAAGCGGAGTGCCTTTTTTgcagattttttaatttcttctgtaatttctttgcaataatttttttaaatacctctgTTATTTTTTAgcctatttgcatctcgttttattgtatttacatatagcgGACAATTATctcttattattgtatatatttttgttaaaacaataaaataaaattatctgaggcgtaaaaacgtaaaaatttataaatttttagctgtcaacattaacaggtgggaagtttttaaggaaaattcatcatcagttactttaaacatattgtgcactgcttgttggtcgtccagattagactctattaatgcacttcgatatatatgtaggtacatatgtacagatgtcttaaaatttcttacagaaataattttaaaaatcaaaagaaatgatgaactatcaaaaaaaaagtgactaaaaaagaaaatggaaagtttagaatttattctcctactcgTGCTTCTTGAAAAATTCTTCGGTTTCTCAACTTTGTTTCAAAGTTCCTTCAATCAAAAAACGCTGATGATATCAGTGCTCAGTCTATGATTATAAATGCATATTGCGAGATcagtaattttagaaataaatttgaaggatTCGTAACAATTTCAACAACATTAGGGTCGAAGCCAAAATTGAATCTAAAAGCACTTCGATGAACTTAGtcatgatatacgattccaggatccattcaaataaattttgaacaatttttaatgcggcACTAAACGTAACCTAAGTGCAAATGAAGGTTCGTATCACGTTATTTAAACATTGTTTCAAAGTTGGCTTTCCTGCAAAACAATTTcacgatttacatatatgtacatacatatgtatatcatgaagCTGTCTCTAGCCAACtaatatgtcaatgattttgACAAATCATTACCTGATCAGATACTTGATTTCCGTTCgtgcttaaaagaaaataaaccttgtaaaaataaaaaagatcaacgtgttcataatttggcaaagctcttcatttgtaagttttataatttaaattcgtcATTTAAATCATCTTGTTCCTCACGCTTCCGGTAACTGTAGCCACTACGGAGCGCTCGTTCACAAgttaaaacttattaaaaattacttaaggtcAACTATGTCACAACATCGTCTTAAAGTATTAGCAAagattagtattaaattttaacaaaatagtcgtgtttgccaatgagtccagaaaaaagtttttctacgtaaaagaggtatgaattattaatttggaaagttagtttgctgtaaggaaataatatgaatatatggggggggggggggggggggcgcctggaattcacgctacgccactggtgacgtgaccgcgacgtgtaggtagatatgaatagaaatgtaataaaatgacatattttaaacggagtcgtgcagtgctgttaagtatgaacagacctttagacGACAAACAAAGTTGAAAATCACATATCGATCGACCCGGTCTAGTTATTTATTGTGTAGTTAACACTGCGGAAACGTTAAACAATCGACTCGGCCTTGGATGTGTTTTCGCGTGGCGCAGCGCGCGGCTGGCAACCCCAGTCTAAATTTACGATTTTTGAAGTATGGcaacccccctcccccccccccccgagtCGAGACGATAGCAAGTGACAGGTGACGTTTGAACGGAGACGATGTTGGTACGAAGCTTCCGGCGCGCCAGCTCGACCGCAATCGTCGCACGGTGAGGAATGAGAGAGGGGgaagtggagtggagtggagtggagtggagagAGGAGTGTTGATGGTCAGTAGGGCTTCGGCCAGCGCGCGTTCAACACCGCACGAGTACAGGTTATGTGCGGGCGTTTTGCAGGCGGCAGATGTCAAACGGTGACGGGGGCTCCGGGTGCGAGGGGGAAGGCGAGGGGGCGCGGCCCGTGGAGTCGGCGATCCGCCACAAGTTGCAGCGCCAGCTGACGGCCCACCACGTCGAGGTGGTGAACGAGTCTCACATGCACAACGTGCCCGAAGACGCCGAGACTCACTTCAAGGTGCTCATCGTCTCGCAGCAGTTCGACGGACTCACGCTGCTAAGGGTAAGGGTATTCCCATTACACACTACTCACTACTCACTACTCACTACTTGCTACACTTTCTCACTTTTCCCACATGTATATATTcgtgctccaga
This window harbors:
- the LOC143913128 gene encoding bolA-like protein DDB_G0274169 isoform X1, which codes for MLVRSFRRASSTAIVARRQMSNGDGGSGCEGEGEGARPVESAIRHKLQRQLTAHHVEVVNESHMHNVPEDAETHFKVLIVSQQFDGLTLLRRHRLVNDILSYELRHGIHALSIITKTPDQWTDNQPIEPSPACRGGFGK
- the LOC143913128 gene encoding bolA-like protein DDB_G0274169 isoform X2 — its product is MGITVGKPEEPQNLRRQMSNGDGGSGCEGEGEGARPVESAIRHKLQRQLTAHHVEVVNESHMHNVPEDAETHFKVLIVSQQFDGLTLLRRHRLVNDILSYELRHGIHALSIITKTPDQWTDNQPIEPSPACRGGFGK
- the LOC143913128 gene encoding bolA-like protein DDB_G0274169 isoform X3; this translates as MSNGDGGSGCEGEGEGARPVESAIRHKLQRQLTAHHVEVVNESHMHNVPEDAETHFKVLIVSQQFDGLTLLRRHRLVNDILSYELRHGIHALSIITKTPDQWTDNQPIEPSPACRGGFGK